TTTAGAGGATGCTCAACTATTCATTCCAATTAAACGACGCAAACGAAAAATACCAACTGATGAGAAGACGACTACTCAACAAGTTATGCAAGTACAAGTACAAGAACAACAAACACAATCAGAAAACATAGAATTATTAAGAAttgaacaaaatacaaataatgttAATCGAAAtgacaatgaaaatattaaagaatgtGAGAATAATCAGGAACAAACTACAATGGAAAGTAAAAACACAACAACATTAGAACAACATGACGATGAGCGTTGTTGATTGAaagtaatatcaaaaaaattaagaattattataaaattaagtgaACAAATTGGAAATGATTTAAAAGAagtacaatttaatttgaatgtaAATGCTCCCTCGACTtcggaaaaacaaaattattggtagaataa
This genomic interval from Chrysoperla carnea chromosome 1, inChrCarn1.1, whole genome shotgun sequence contains the following:
- the LOC123305848 gene encoding putative uncharacterized protein DDB_G0288043 isoform X1, giving the protein MLSTLEDAQLFIPIKRRKRKIPTDEKTTTQQVMQVQVQEQQTQSENIELLRIEQNTNNVNRNDNENIKECENNQEQTTMESKNTTTLEQHDDERC